The following proteins are co-located in the Rhodococcus opacus B4 genome:
- a CDS encoding DUF6764 family protein, which yields MERKTVGTFGFVLGVVATALGTLMITPATASAVSLSCVSPPGRGDTTIVDRTACGANADTSSNSAAFGTDGVGFADAAHAGAALGAGLGGGVGAAEARRGAVAAVAVGPESVAIGTVDSAGPALVLSGPGGQALVADPAKGVVCAAGPSLAINFLAGQACLSDGITVWRLP from the coding sequence ATGGAACGTAAGACGGTCGGTACTTTCGGATTCGTCCTCGGTGTCGTCGCGACGGCACTCGGGACCCTGATGATCACGCCTGCCACCGCGTCGGCCGTCTCCCTGTCCTGTGTGTCACCACCGGGCCGGGGTGACACGACGATCGTCGACCGCACGGCGTGCGGGGCCAACGCCGACACGAGCAGCAACTCGGCGGCCTTCGGCACCGACGGTGTCGGTTTCGCCGACGCGGCCCACGCGGGCGCGGCGCTCGGTGCCGGACTGGGCGGCGGTGTCGGCGCGGCCGAGGCGCGCCGCGGCGCCGTCGCCGCGGTCGCGGTCGGGCCCGAGAGCGTCGCCATCGGAACGGTCGACAGTGCCGGTCCCGCGCTGGTGCTGAGCGGTCCCGGCGGGCAGGCGCTCGTCGCGGATCCGGCCAAGGGCGTGGTGTGCGCCGCCGGACCGTCGCTCGCGATCAATTTCCTTGCAGGTCAAGCGTGTCTGAGTGACGGCATAACAGTGTGGCGGCTTCCCTGA
- a CDS encoding ATP-dependent DNA ligase has protein sequence MDLPVMPPLQPMLAKAASSVPAQPESGLAWSYEPKWDGFRVLVFRDGDEVVLGSRGGKDLARYFPELVRAVKDELPERCVVDGELVVPRNIDGRTRLDWESLSERIHPAESRVTMLAEKTPAQFVAFDLLALGDRDLSREDFSVRRAQLVDTIGGGPSCHVTAATESSATATEWFEAFEGAGLDGVVAKKLVGPYLPNKREMVKVKHARTADCVVIGYRPHKSQPGIGSMLLGLYDGDQMAMVGGASAFTAARRIELLAELDELRVGDDVVADGAPTRWQSGNDRTWVPLRPERVVEVAYDQMEGARFRHAARFLRWRPDRTPDECTFQQLEVPVRYDLADVLAGGS, from the coding sequence GTGGACCTCCCCGTGATGCCCCCGTTACAACCGATGCTCGCGAAGGCTGCGTCGTCCGTTCCGGCGCAACCGGAGTCCGGGCTCGCCTGGTCGTACGAACCCAAATGGGACGGATTCCGCGTCCTCGTCTTCCGTGACGGCGACGAGGTGGTGCTCGGTTCCCGCGGCGGAAAAGACTTGGCCCGGTACTTTCCCGAACTCGTCCGCGCCGTGAAGGACGAACTGCCCGAGCGGTGCGTGGTGGACGGCGAACTCGTCGTCCCGCGCAACATCGACGGCCGCACCCGCCTCGACTGGGAGTCGTTGTCGGAGCGCATTCATCCCGCGGAGAGCCGGGTGACGATGCTGGCGGAGAAGACCCCGGCCCAGTTCGTCGCGTTCGATCTGCTGGCGCTGGGCGACCGCGACCTCAGCCGGGAGGACTTCTCCGTGCGCCGCGCGCAACTCGTCGACACCATCGGCGGCGGGCCCTCCTGCCACGTCACCGCGGCCACCGAATCCAGTGCGACGGCCACCGAGTGGTTCGAGGCGTTCGAGGGGGCCGGCCTCGACGGGGTGGTGGCGAAGAAGCTGGTCGGCCCGTACCTGCCGAACAAGCGGGAAATGGTGAAGGTGAAGCACGCCCGCACCGCCGACTGCGTCGTCATCGGATACCGGCCGCACAAGAGCCAGCCGGGGATCGGGTCGATGCTGCTCGGACTGTACGACGGCGACCAGATGGCGATGGTCGGCGGTGCCTCGGCGTTCACGGCGGCGCGACGTATCGAACTGCTCGCCGAACTCGACGAACTGCGCGTCGGCGACGACGTCGTCGCGGACGGTGCGCCGACGCGGTGGCAGTCGGGCAACGACCGCACCTGGGTGCCGCTGCGACCCGAACGCGTCGTCGAGGTGGCGTACGACCAGATGGAGGGTGCCCGGTTCCGGCACGCCGCGCGGTTCCTGCGCTGGCGCCCGGACCGGACGCCCGACGAGTGCACGTTCCAACAATTGGAGGTCCCGGTGCGATACGACCTTGCCGACGTCCTGGCCGGAGGTTCCTAG
- a CDS encoding dodecin produces the protein MSNHVYRVVEVVGSSPESTDAAIKNAIARTNDTVRNVEWFEVVETRGHVENGAIAHYQVTVKVGFRVEPGDAV, from the coding sequence ATGAGTAATCACGTGTACCGGGTCGTCGAGGTTGTCGGTTCGTCGCCCGAGAGCACCGACGCGGCGATCAAGAACGCCATCGCACGGACCAACGACACCGTGCGGAACGTCGAGTGGTTCGAGGTCGTCGAGACCAGGGGCCACGTCGAAAACGGTGCCATTGCGCACTACCAGGTCACCGTGAAGGTCGGATTCAGGGTCGAGCCCGGCGACGCGGTCTGA
- the lppU gene encoding LppU family putative lipoprotein, producing MTGLVRRVCTAVVALSATAVLVAGCGSDTTPTAVPESGASAATSSGESTTVIDGQEGEDAGGDVDFEVAIGECVKLGGTVTDAEIDKAVCGSPDSNYKVIAKAAKNSQCISDADSYYYETLGGIEQGAICLDVDWVIGGCMDVGGEDPARIECNDTTAVDGVKVTEIVQGAASVDSCSTSSNGYEYSERKFVVCVDEL from the coding sequence ATGACAGGGTTAGTTCGGCGGGTGTGTACCGCGGTCGTCGCGTTGTCGGCGACGGCAGTTCTGGTGGCAGGGTGCGGTTCGGACACGACGCCCACCGCGGTGCCGGAGTCGGGTGCCTCCGCGGCCACCTCGTCCGGCGAATCGACCACCGTGATCGACGGGCAGGAAGGCGAGGACGCGGGCGGCGATGTCGACTTCGAGGTCGCGATCGGTGAGTGCGTGAAGCTCGGCGGCACCGTCACCGACGCCGAGATCGACAAGGCGGTGTGCGGCAGCCCCGATTCCAACTACAAGGTGATCGCGAAGGCCGCGAAGAACAGCCAGTGCATCAGCGACGCCGACTCGTACTACTACGAAACCCTCGGCGGCATCGAGCAGGGTGCGATCTGCCTGGACGTGGACTGGGTGATCGGCGGCTGTATGGACGTCGGTGGCGAGGACCCGGCGCGCATCGAATGCAACGACACGACGGCGGTCGACGGTGTGAAGGTGACGGAGATCGTGCAGGGCGCCGCGTCCGTGGATTCGTGCAGCACGTCGTCGAACGGCTACGAGTACTCCGAACGCAAGTTCGTCGTCTGCGTCGACGAACTCTGA
- a CDS encoding FAD-dependent oxidoreductase, translated as MAYVITQPCCNDASCVDVCPVNCIHPTPDEKPFATTEMLYIDPDTCIDCGACVEECPVEAIYAENDLDEVDEPYLDINAQYYTKHPIGPDWPEPLKLPQIDAALGTLHVAVVGSGPAACYAAMELTAKPRVEVDIFDRLPTPYGLVRAGVAPDHPGTKGVTDQFRSVVGKRTVHCHFNVNVGTDVTHDELLAHHHAVIYAVGAAGDRELGIPGEDLVGSHAATEFVAWYNGHPDYADRTFDLSGERAVIVGNGNVALDVARILVTDPEILAKTDLADHALEALRASNIREVVILGRRGPAQAAYTNPELLALGRMPNVDVVVDPEEAVLDPASRAFVDGDEAEPWQRLKVKQVEEFARRTADPAKKRIVLRFLTSPVEILGTDTVDAVRIAKNELVADASGRLGAKPSDDTSTLDTRLVLRSIGYRGRPVAGVPFDDRRGVIPNENGRVIDPETGAPVPGVYVAGWIKRGPTGVIGTNKYCSAETVRMLIDDFSAGRLDAPADREGLDRLIAERAPDAVDFQGWQRIDKTERAGGRAAGRTRTKLITIESMLAAARAET; from the coding sequence GTGGCATATGTGATCACGCAGCCGTGCTGCAACGACGCTTCGTGCGTCGACGTCTGTCCGGTCAATTGCATCCATCCCACACCGGACGAGAAGCCGTTCGCCACCACGGAAATGCTGTACATCGACCCGGACACCTGCATCGACTGCGGGGCCTGCGTCGAGGAGTGCCCGGTGGAGGCCATCTACGCGGAGAACGACCTCGACGAGGTCGACGAGCCGTACCTCGACATCAACGCGCAGTACTACACCAAACACCCCATCGGCCCCGACTGGCCCGAGCCGCTCAAGCTGCCGCAGATCGACGCAGCCCTCGGCACGCTCCACGTCGCGGTCGTCGGGTCGGGTCCGGCCGCGTGCTACGCCGCGATGGAACTGACGGCGAAGCCCCGCGTCGAGGTCGACATCTTCGACCGTCTGCCTACCCCGTACGGGCTGGTGCGTGCCGGCGTGGCCCCGGATCATCCGGGCACCAAGGGCGTCACGGACCAGTTCCGCTCGGTGGTCGGCAAGCGGACGGTGCACTGCCACTTCAACGTGAACGTGGGCACGGACGTGACCCACGACGAACTGCTCGCCCACCACCACGCCGTCATCTACGCGGTCGGCGCGGCAGGCGACCGCGAATTGGGCATTCCCGGCGAGGACCTCGTCGGCAGCCACGCCGCCACCGAGTTCGTCGCCTGGTACAACGGACACCCCGACTACGCCGACCGCACGTTCGATCTGTCGGGGGAGCGGGCCGTCATCGTCGGCAACGGCAACGTGGCTCTCGACGTGGCCCGCATCCTGGTCACCGACCCGGAGATCCTGGCCAAGACGGATCTCGCCGACCACGCCCTCGAAGCGTTGCGGGCGAGCAACATCCGTGAGGTCGTCATCCTCGGACGCCGGGGCCCGGCCCAGGCCGCGTACACCAACCCCGAACTGCTGGCGCTCGGGCGCATGCCGAACGTGGACGTCGTCGTCGACCCGGAGGAAGCGGTGCTCGACCCGGCGAGCCGCGCGTTCGTCGACGGTGACGAGGCGGAGCCGTGGCAGCGCCTCAAGGTGAAGCAGGTCGAGGAGTTCGCCCGACGTACGGCCGATCCGGCGAAGAAACGGATCGTGCTGCGCTTCCTGACCTCGCCCGTGGAAATTCTGGGCACCGACACCGTCGACGCGGTGCGGATCGCGAAGAACGAGTTGGTCGCGGACGCGTCCGGCAGGCTCGGTGCCAAACCCTCCGACGACACCTCGACGCTGGACACCCGCCTGGTGCTGCGCTCGATCGGTTATCGCGGTCGACCGGTGGCCGGTGTCCCGTTCGACGACCGCCGTGGCGTCATCCCCAACGAGAACGGGCGGGTGATCGATCCGGAGACCGGCGCGCCGGTGCCCGGTGTGTACGTGGCGGGATGGATCAAGCGGGGGCCGACGGGCGTGATCGGCACCAACAAGTACTGCTCCGCGGAGACGGTCAGGATGCTCATCGACGACTTCTCCGCCGGTCGGCTCGACGCACCCGCCGACCGTGAGGGCCTCGACCGGCTCATCGCCGAGCGCGCGCCGGACGCCGTCGACTTCCAGGGCTGGCAGCGGATCGACAAGACGGAGCGGGCCGGCGGCAGGGCGGCCGGTCGCACCCGCACGAAGCTGATCACCATCGAGAGCATGCTCGCCGCCGCCCGCGCCGAGACCTGA
- a CDS encoding DNA polymerase domain-containing protein codes for MASPAEELDVDGVAVRLSSPDKIYYPKLGADGGTKRHLVEYYRTVALNGALLGALFDRPTHLQRFPDGVEGEEIYQKRVPAKRPDHVDSCEVTFPSGRKADVLRVRSAANIVWAANLGNITFHPWAVRCPDVDHPDELRIDLDPQPGTGFDDARAVALDVLRPLLDELGLIGYPKTSGGRGLHVYLRIEPRWDFIEVRRAGIALAREIERRSGDRATTSWWKEERGERIFLDFNQNARDKTIASAYSARKTPIATVSTPVTWDELVDVHPDDFTIATVPALLEKRGDPMATMGDVAQSLDVLLEMAERDTANGLGDLPYPPNYPKMPGEPKRVQPSRDRDRK; via the coding sequence ATGGCGAGTCCTGCCGAAGAACTCGACGTCGACGGCGTCGCCGTGCGGCTGTCGAGTCCCGACAAGATCTACTACCCGAAACTCGGTGCCGACGGCGGCACGAAACGGCACCTGGTGGAGTACTACCGGACGGTGGCTCTCAACGGTGCGCTGCTGGGTGCCCTGTTCGATCGGCCGACGCACCTGCAACGGTTCCCGGACGGGGTCGAGGGCGAGGAGATCTACCAGAAGCGGGTGCCCGCGAAGCGCCCCGACCACGTCGACTCGTGCGAGGTCACGTTCCCGTCCGGCCGCAAGGCCGACGTGCTCCGGGTGCGCAGCGCCGCGAACATCGTGTGGGCGGCGAACCTGGGCAACATCACGTTCCACCCGTGGGCGGTCCGGTGCCCGGACGTCGATCACCCCGACGAACTGCGCATCGACCTGGATCCGCAGCCCGGCACCGGATTCGACGACGCCCGGGCGGTCGCGCTGGACGTGCTCCGGCCGCTGCTGGACGAACTCGGTCTGATCGGCTACCCCAAGACCTCGGGCGGCCGCGGCCTGCACGTGTATCTCCGCATCGAGCCGCGCTGGGATTTCATCGAGGTGCGGCGCGCGGGCATCGCCCTGGCCCGGGAGATCGAGCGGCGCAGCGGCGACCGGGCCACCACGTCCTGGTGGAAGGAGGAACGCGGCGAACGCATCTTCCTCGACTTCAACCAGAACGCCCGGGACAAGACCATCGCGTCCGCGTACTCGGCCCGCAAGACGCCGATCGCGACCGTGTCGACGCCGGTCACGTGGGACGAACTGGTCGACGTCCACCCCGACGACTTCACCATCGCGACGGTGCCCGCTCTGCTCGAGAAACGCGGCGACCCCATGGCGACCATGGGTGACGTGGCGCAATCCCTCGACGTGCTGCTGGAGATGGCGGAACGGGACACCGCGAACGGCCTCGGCGATCTCCCGTACCCACCCAATTACCCCAAAATGCCGGGAGAACCAAAGCGGGTGCAACCGAGTCGGGACCGAGACCGCAAATAG
- a CDS encoding magnesium and cobalt transport protein CorA, translated as MPQLRPIRSLLPSRSAGLSDAAAGHAAPRRPLEPTPAEETVVNSAVYRDGRKTATPATLSEALENLPDSSSMAWIGMYRPNDAQLYAAAKQFDLHELAVEDAIVAHQRPKLERYGKTLFVVLRAARYCDETERVEFGELHVFCGPTFVLTVRHSESPDLSAVRRRMESNPDLLRLGPEAVLYAILDAVVDGYAPVVAGLQNDIDEIETEVFSGAPGVSRRIYELTREVIEFQRATRPLLGMLRGLSQGFEKYNTDEELQRYLRDVTDHATVVVERADGFRQLLGNILTVNATLVSQEQNEEMRNLTQASYAQNEEIKKVSAWAAILFAPTLIGTVYGMNFDHMPELHWAGGYPFALSLMMLTCAGLYTIFKRRGWL; from the coding sequence ATGCCTCAGCTGCGCCCGATCCGTTCCCTCCTGCCCAGCCGTTCCGCCGGTCTGTCCGACGCCGCCGCCGGTCACGCGGCCCCCCGGCGACCCCTCGAGCCGACGCCGGCCGAGGAAACCGTCGTCAACAGTGCCGTCTACCGCGACGGCCGGAAGACGGCCACCCCGGCGACCCTGTCGGAGGCCCTCGAGAACCTGCCGGACTCGTCGTCGATGGCGTGGATCGGGATGTACCGGCCCAACGACGCCCAGTTGTACGCGGCGGCAAAGCAATTCGATCTGCACGAGCTGGCCGTCGAGGACGCCATCGTCGCCCACCAGCGGCCCAAGCTCGAGCGGTACGGCAAGACGCTGTTCGTTGTGCTCCGCGCCGCGCGGTACTGCGACGAGACCGAGCGCGTCGAATTCGGTGAGCTGCACGTCTTCTGCGGCCCGACGTTCGTGCTCACGGTCCGGCACAGCGAATCTCCCGACCTGTCGGCGGTCCGCAGGCGGATGGAGAGCAACCCGGACCTGCTCCGGCTCGGACCCGAGGCCGTTCTCTACGCCATCCTCGACGCGGTGGTCGACGGGTACGCGCCGGTGGTCGCCGGTCTGCAGAACGACATCGACGAGATCGAGACCGAGGTGTTCAGCGGAGCGCCGGGCGTCTCGCGGCGCATTTACGAGCTGACCCGCGAGGTCATCGAATTCCAGCGGGCCACAAGGCCGTTGCTCGGAATGCTGCGGGGGTTGTCGCAGGGTTTCGAGAAGTACAACACCGACGAGGAACTGCAGCGTTACCTGCGGGACGTCACCGACCACGCGACGGTCGTCGTGGAGCGGGCGGACGGGTTCCGTCAGCTGCTCGGGAACATCCTCACCGTCAACGCCACGCTGGTGTCGCAGGAACAGAACGAGGAGATGCGTAACCTGACCCAGGCCAGTTACGCGCAGAACGAGGAGATCAAGAAGGTGTCGGCGTGGGCGGCGATCCTCTTCGCGCCCACCCTGATCGGAACCGTGTACGGCATGAACTTCGACCACATGCCGGAACTGCACTGGGCCGGTGGGTATCCGTTCGCCCTGTCGCTGATGATGCTCACCTGCGCCGGGCTGTACACGATCTTCAAACGCCGGGGCTGGTTGTGA
- a CDS encoding L,D-transpeptidase, protein MGKSGIWSSRVAVALTGAVVSGTALVGAAQAAPLFPGGPEIPSLPTLPGLPGAPQLPMPEPAPAPANFSAPSLNPGAGEVVGVAQPVIIRFNEAIGDRAAAEKAIKVTTSQPVEGGFYWINDSQVRWKPTEFWPANTEVTVDAGDSHSTFTIGDAFVATADDNTKQITVTRNGEVVKTMPTSMGKVDHETPNGTYIIGDKFRDMYMDSSTYGVPVDSAEGYRTYVEYATRMSYSGIFVHAAPWSVDAQGNSNVSHGCLNVSTEDAKWFYENSKKGDAVVVQNTAGGTLSGSDGLGDWNR, encoded by the coding sequence ATGGGCAAGTCAGGAATCTGGTCGTCACGCGTCGCTGTCGCACTGACCGGGGCGGTCGTCTCCGGAACTGCGCTGGTCGGGGCCGCGCAGGCCGCGCCGCTCTTTCCCGGTGGACCGGAGATTCCGAGTCTTCCCACCCTGCCCGGCCTGCCCGGCGCGCCGCAGCTCCCGATGCCCGAACCGGCGCCCGCTCCCGCGAACTTCTCGGCCCCGTCCCTCAACCCGGGTGCGGGCGAGGTCGTGGGTGTCGCACAACCGGTGATCATCCGCTTCAACGAGGCCATCGGCGACCGCGCCGCCGCCGAGAAGGCCATCAAGGTCACCACGAGCCAGCCGGTCGAGGGCGGCTTCTACTGGATCAACGACAGCCAGGTGCGCTGGAAGCCGACCGAGTTCTGGCCCGCGAACACCGAGGTCACCGTGGATGCCGGCGACTCGCACTCCACGTTCACCATCGGTGACGCGTTCGTGGCGACCGCCGATGACAACACCAAGCAGATCACCGTCACCCGGAACGGCGAGGTGGTCAAGACCATGCCGACGTCGATGGGCAAGGTCGATCACGAGACGCCGAACGGCACGTACATCATCGGCGACAAGTTCCGTGACATGTACATGGACTCCTCCACGTACGGTGTCCCGGTCGACTCCGCCGAGGGCTACCGCACGTACGTCGAGTACGCCACCCGCATGTCGTACAGCGGCATCTTCGTCCACGCCGCACCGTGGTCGGTGGACGCGCAGGGCAACAGCAACGTCAGCCACGGCTGCCTCAACGTGAGCACCGAGGACGCCAAGTGGTTCTACGAGAACTCGAAGAAGGGTGACGCCGTCGTCGTGCAGAACACCGCGGGCGGCACGCTGAGCGGCTCCGACGGTCTCGGCGACTGGAACCGCTGA
- a CDS encoding 3'-5' exonuclease — MTSWSDRPICAFDLETTGPDPTDARIVSACIAVVDAHHFESRTWLLDPEVPIPQGASDVHGISTEYARAHGQDYATGYREIRDALYDAWTRDHAVVAFNASYDLTVMHTEGLRLGLPELVHGIVVDPYVIDREMDRYRKGRRTLGAVCEHYGIALEDAHEAEADALAAAHLARTLAQEYPNLRALDIMTHQADWHAERQRDFVDYLVRQGRDASDVNGEWPIRGLPRSASPDRVTGRRRARARAPAR, encoded by the coding sequence ATGACCAGCTGGTCGGACAGACCGATCTGCGCGTTCGATCTGGAGACGACGGGGCCCGACCCCACCGACGCCCGCATCGTCTCCGCGTGCATCGCCGTCGTCGACGCTCACCACTTCGAGTCGCGCACCTGGCTGCTCGACCCGGAGGTCCCCATCCCGCAGGGCGCGTCGGACGTGCACGGAATCTCCACGGAGTACGCCCGGGCCCACGGGCAGGACTACGCCACCGGGTACCGCGAGATCCGCGACGCCCTGTACGACGCGTGGACCCGGGACCACGCCGTCGTCGCGTTCAACGCCTCCTACGACCTGACCGTCATGCACACCGAGGGTCTGCGGCTCGGACTGCCCGAACTCGTACACGGCATCGTGGTCGACCCCTACGTCATCGACCGCGAGATGGACCGGTACCGGAAGGGCAGGCGCACCCTCGGTGCGGTGTGCGAGCACTACGGCATCGCGCTGGAGGACGCCCACGAGGCGGAGGCCGACGCGCTCGCCGCCGCACACCTCGCCCGGACGCTGGCGCAGGAGTACCCCAATCTGCGGGCCCTCGACATCATGACCCATCAGGCCGACTGGCACGCGGAACGGCAGCGCGACTTCGTCGACTACCTCGTCCGGCAGGGGCGCGACGCGTCGGACGTCAACGGCGAGTGGCCGATTCGCGGACTCCCCCGTTCCGCATCGCCTGACCGGGTCACGGGCCGTCGGAGAGCGCGCGCGAGAGCACCGGCCCGATGA